The Sorangiineae bacterium MSr11367 genome window below encodes:
- a CDS encoding N-acetyl sugar amidotransferase produces the protein MRRCKRCHLPETYETIEFDNEGICNICKSTEHKKVIDWGARKELLDALVEKYRGKSDYDCIVPFSGGKDSTFQLYYLMKEYKLKPLVVRFNHGFMRPTVRENAERTLKLLGADFLEFTPNWKLVKRVMLEAFKRKTDFCWHCHSGIYTYPLQVAIRYNVPLLFWGEPLAEISHYYDYLNDEIEYEDETKFNMCRNLGITAEDMHGMIDSPEDPVDRRDFIPYTYPALKELKRIQYCSVCLGSFIPWDYTKNSEIIMRELGWKNDELEGVPLEINGHGEKIECFMQGARDYIKYMKRGYSRATQITAFHVRNGRMTPEQALPYVMNEGKRPPSLDVLLGYLGMTESEFNTIVRATEVSPYHHDYGRTDEAPRVWDQDLWYKEAAPDAGASNSRVYLKVV, from the coding sequence ATGAGACGTTGTAAGCGATGCCATCTTCCAGAGACGTACGAAACCATCGAGTTCGACAACGAGGGCATCTGCAACATTTGCAAGTCGACCGAGCACAAGAAAGTCATCGATTGGGGGGCACGCAAGGAGCTGTTGGACGCTCTGGTGGAGAAATATCGAGGCAAATCGGATTACGACTGCATCGTCCCCTTCAGCGGAGGCAAAGACAGCACGTTCCAGCTGTATTACCTCATGAAGGAATACAAGTTGAAGCCACTGGTCGTACGCTTCAACCACGGCTTCATGCGTCCCACCGTGCGCGAGAATGCGGAGCGCACCCTCAAGCTCCTCGGGGCGGACTTCCTCGAGTTCACGCCCAACTGGAAGCTGGTCAAGCGCGTCATGCTGGAGGCGTTCAAGCGCAAGACCGATTTTTGCTGGCACTGCCACTCGGGCATCTACACGTATCCGCTGCAGGTGGCTATTCGCTACAATGTGCCACTTTTGTTCTGGGGCGAGCCGCTGGCCGAGATATCGCATTATTACGACTATCTCAACGATGAGATAGAATACGAAGACGAGACGAAGTTCAATATGTGCCGCAACCTCGGCATCACGGCCGAGGATATGCATGGCATGATCGATTCGCCGGAAGATCCGGTCGATCGGCGCGATTTCATCCCGTACACGTATCCCGCCCTCAAGGAATTGAAGCGCATTCAGTACTGCAGCGTATGCCTCGGCAGCTTCATCCCCTGGGATTACACGAAGAACTCCGAGATCATCATGCGGGAGCTCGGCTGGAAGAACGACGAGCTCGAAGGCGTGCCGCTCGAGATCAACGGCCACGGCGAGAAGATCGAGTGCTTCATGCAGGGGGCGCGCGATTACATCAAGTACATGAAGCGTGGGTACTCGCGGGCGACGCAGATCACCGCCTTCCACGTGCGAAATGGCCGCATGACGCCGGAGCAGGCGCTGCCCTACGTGATGAACGAAGGAAAGCGACCGCCTTCGCTCGATGTCCTGCTCGGATACCTCGGCATGACCGAGAGCGAGTTCAACACCATCGTCCGCGCGACGGAGGTGTCGCCGTACCATCACGATTACGGCCGCACCGATGAAGCACCGCGCGTGTGGGATCAGGACCTCTGGTACAAGGAAGCCGCTCCTGACGCCGGCGCGAGCAACTCACGCGTTTACTTGAAGGTCGTATGA
- the hisH gene encoding imidazole glycerol phosphate synthase subunit HisH: MIGIVDYGVGNLRSLRNAVDHVGLDVAVLTDPEALAACDRLILPGVGAFGSAAANLRARGFEAVVRAHAAAGKPLLGICVGMQLLADVGLEFGEHAGLGLIPGKVRPLESSREHPTPHVGWNDVTIQRKHAMFDVPSASASPWGKKNVDYYFVHSFYFDAANAEDVVALSEYGRSFPTVVARKNVVGCQFHPEKSQAGGLAFLERFAEWDGTC; encoded by the coding sequence ATGATCGGCATCGTCGATTATGGCGTGGGGAATCTGCGGTCATTGCGCAATGCCGTGGATCACGTCGGTCTCGACGTCGCCGTTCTCACCGATCCCGAGGCCCTCGCCGCGTGCGACCGACTGATCCTGCCCGGGGTCGGTGCGTTCGGCTCCGCCGCGGCGAACCTGCGTGCGCGCGGCTTCGAGGCCGTGGTGCGCGCGCACGCGGCGGCTGGCAAACCGCTTCTGGGGATCTGCGTCGGCATGCAGCTCCTCGCCGACGTGGGGCTCGAGTTCGGCGAGCACGCCGGCTTGGGCCTCATCCCCGGCAAAGTGCGCCCGCTCGAGTCGTCGCGCGAACACCCCACCCCGCACGTGGGCTGGAACGACGTGACGATTCAGCGCAAGCACGCGATGTTCGACGTGCCAAGCGCGTCAGCCTCCCCTTGGGGGAAGAAGAACGTCGACTACTACTTCGTGCACTCGTTCTACTTCGATGCGGCGAACGCGGAAGATGTCGTCGCCCTCTCGGAATATGGCAGGTCGTTCCCCACGGTGGTGGCGCGCAAGAACGTCGTAGGGTGCCAGTTCCATCCAGAAAAGAGCCAGGCGGGCGGGCTCGCGTTTCTGGAGCGCTTCGCCGAGTGGGATGGCACATGCTAA
- a CDS encoding imidazole glycerol phosphate synthase cyclase subunit: MLKRRVIPVLLLRGDRVVKGKQFTDYRDTGNPVMATRVYNAQAADELLFLDIEATVTGRSRLTEILSRVSEEAFMPFAVGGGIRTKADVRSLIAAGADKVVITTAAVETPEVVSEVAETFGSQCVIAGIDVRREDGRYAVYVRSGRVRTELDLQEHVRNLDRRGAGEILINSIDCDGMMGGYDLDMLACAVEATNKPVIVCGGAGNFRHLEEGLRAGAHAVACASLFHFGDNNPPRARAYLKNAGFPVKRV; encoded by the coding sequence ATGCTAAAGCGTCGCGTCATCCCCGTCCTGCTTCTGCGCGGCGATCGCGTGGTGAAGGGAAAGCAGTTCACCGACTACCGTGATACGGGCAATCCGGTCATGGCCACGCGCGTCTACAATGCGCAGGCGGCCGACGAGCTTCTCTTTCTGGACATCGAGGCCACGGTCACCGGCCGCTCCCGCCTGACGGAGATCCTCTCGCGCGTCTCCGAGGAGGCGTTCATGCCGTTCGCCGTGGGCGGCGGCATCCGCACCAAGGCCGACGTGCGTTCGCTCATCGCCGCCGGTGCCGACAAAGTCGTCATCACCACCGCCGCGGTGGAGACGCCCGAGGTGGTCTCCGAGGTGGCCGAGACCTTCGGCAGCCAATGCGTGATCGCCGGCATCGACGTTCGCCGCGAGGATGGCCGCTACGCGGTGTACGTGCGCTCCGGCCGTGTTCGCACGGAGCTGGACCTGCAGGAGCACGTGCGCAACCTCGATCGACGCGGTGCGGGGGAAATCCTGATCAATTCCATCGATTGCGACGGCATGATGGGAGGGTACGACCTCGATATGCTGGCCTGCGCCGTCGAGGCTACGAACAAGCCGGTCATCGTCTGTGGGGGCGCGGGCAACTTCCGCCACCTCGAGGAAGGGTTGCGTGCAGGTGCACATGCCGTGGCCTGCGCGAGTCTATTTCACTTTGGAGACAACAATCCACCGCGGGCCAGAGCCTACCTGAAGAACGCGGGGTTCCCAGTCAAGAGGGTCTAG
- a CDS encoding acylneuraminate cytidylyltransferase family protein, with protein sequence MNILFLMTARGGSKGVPRKNLRELSGLSLIGYKAGAARRSKYCQRIVISTDSEEIQTEARRFGVEVPFTRPAELASDTASSADVIWHAMDYFDETEGKGHFDAIMLLEPSAPFARAEDYDRAVELMMRTRANAVVGMRKVEVSSVFVGGLDAEGRIPTIVRKMREFRSSPGRQEVPAEYTMNGALYLFGWDYFRAHRNIYHDENTYGLVMPQNVSLEIDEMHNLAYAEFLVERGYVDKSDYVLGSGPKAAPVAIPSLKEAS encoded by the coding sequence ATGAATATACTTTTTTTGATGACCGCACGCGGCGGCTCCAAAGGAGTGCCGCGCAAGAATCTGCGTGAACTTTCTGGCCTTTCCCTCATTGGATACAAGGCCGGTGCCGCACGGCGCTCGAAATACTGCCAGCGCATCGTCATTTCCACGGACAGCGAAGAGATTCAGACCGAGGCTCGTCGGTTCGGGGTGGAAGTTCCCTTCACGCGTCCCGCGGAGTTGGCCTCGGACACGGCGTCCAGCGCCGACGTGATCTGGCACGCCATGGATTACTTCGATGAGACGGAGGGGAAGGGCCATTTCGACGCCATCATGCTGCTCGAGCCCTCCGCGCCCTTCGCACGGGCCGAAGACTACGATCGTGCCGTAGAGCTCATGATGCGGACTCGGGCCAACGCCGTCGTCGGCATGCGAAAGGTCGAGGTGAGTTCCGTCTTTGTGGGCGGGCTGGACGCCGAGGGCCGCATTCCGACCATCGTCCGGAAGATGCGCGAGTTTCGCTCCTCGCCCGGGCGGCAAGAGGTACCGGCCGAGTACACGATGAATGGGGCGCTTTACCTGTTTGGCTGGGACTATTTCCGCGCGCACCGGAACATCTACCACGACGAGAATACGTACGGCCTCGTGATGCCGCAGAACGTCTCCCTCGAGATCGACGAAATGCACAATCTGGCCTACGCCGAGTTTCTCGTCGAACGAGGCTACGTCGACAAGAGCGATTACGTCCTCGGCAGCGGCCCCAAGGCAGCGCCGGTGGCGATTCCATCCCTCAAGGAGGCTTCGTGA
- a CDS encoding aminotransferase class III-fold pyridoxal phosphate-dependent enzyme, with the protein MSSNSAGDKGRGQRLYDKARTLIPGGTQLLSKRPEMFLPQQWPAYYSRAKGAEVWDLDGRRYLDTSHFGVGACVLGFADEDVDHAVLGAIQSGTMSTLNAPEEVELAELLVELHPWADMARFARCGGEVMAIAVRIARAATGRDKVAFCGYHGWQDWYLAANLATDALGNHLLSGLEPAGVPRGLANTMFPFMYNDIAQFRRLVETHGHELAAIVMEPCRAEGPAPGFLEEIRETATRLGAVLIFDEVTTGFRVLTGGIHRKFGVNPDMAAFAKGMGNGYAMAAVIGTRAVMEAAQSSFISSTYWTERVGPVAAIATIRKHLAKNVPEHLIQVGRTVQAGWKRAAEQTGLTIHVDGIEPLSHFDIKCDHKMAVVTLFIQEMLDRGFLASTQLYASYAHQPAHLEKYLAAVTASFDVVARALKEGSVEKLLRGPVKHSGFQRLA; encoded by the coding sequence GTGAGTTCGAATTCGGCAGGTGACAAGGGCCGCGGACAGCGGCTCTACGACAAGGCGCGCACGCTCATTCCGGGTGGGACGCAACTGCTCTCCAAGCGCCCCGAGATGTTCCTTCCCCAGCAATGGCCCGCGTACTACTCGCGCGCCAAGGGCGCGGAGGTGTGGGATCTGGATGGGCGTCGCTACCTCGACACCTCGCACTTCGGCGTCGGTGCCTGCGTCCTCGGGTTCGCCGACGAAGACGTCGACCACGCGGTGCTCGGCGCGATCCAATCCGGGACGATGAGCACCCTGAATGCGCCGGAGGAAGTGGAGCTCGCCGAATTGCTCGTCGAGCTGCACCCGTGGGCGGACATGGCCCGGTTTGCGCGCTGTGGTGGCGAGGTGATGGCCATTGCCGTGCGCATCGCGCGCGCAGCCACGGGGCGCGACAAGGTGGCCTTCTGCGGCTACCACGGTTGGCAAGATTGGTACCTCGCGGCGAACCTCGCCACCGACGCATTGGGGAATCACTTGCTGAGCGGGCTCGAACCGGCGGGCGTTCCGCGCGGGCTGGCGAACACGATGTTCCCGTTCATGTACAACGACATCGCGCAGTTCCGCCGGCTGGTGGAGACCCACGGCCACGAGCTCGCGGCCATCGTCATGGAGCCGTGCCGCGCCGAAGGGCCAGCGCCCGGTTTCCTCGAGGAGATCCGCGAGACGGCGACACGCCTCGGCGCGGTGCTCATTTTCGACGAGGTGACCACGGGCTTCCGCGTCCTCACGGGCGGTATCCACCGCAAATTCGGGGTAAATCCGGATATGGCGGCCTTCGCCAAGGGCATGGGCAACGGCTATGCAATGGCCGCGGTCATCGGAACGCGCGCGGTCATGGAGGCCGCGCAATCCTCGTTCATCAGCAGCACGTATTGGACCGAACGGGTCGGCCCGGTGGCGGCGATTGCCACGATCCGCAAGCACCTCGCCAAGAACGTGCCAGAGCACCTCATTCAAGTGGGGCGCACCGTCCAGGCCGGGTGGAAGCGCGCCGCCGAGCAAACGGGGCTGACGATCCACGTCGACGGCATCGAGCCCCTCTCGCATTTCGATATCAAGTGCGACCACAAGATGGCCGTGGTCACCTTGTTCATTCAAGAGATGCTGGACCGCGGCTTCCTCGCTTCGACGCAGCTTTATGCGTCGTACGCGCACCAGCCGGCGCATTTGGAGAAGTACCTCGCTGCGGTGACGGCGTCCTTCGACGTGGTGGCGCGCGCCCTCAAAGAGGGCTCGGTGGAAAAGCTCCTGCGCGGTCCCGTGAAGCACTCCGGTTTCCAACGCTTGGCGTGA
- a CDS encoding DUF4982 domain-containing protein, with translation MKRLVTVASAAVLAACAGHDEVSPYGETESSLGRSPRQTLNFNTEWLFAGDVPSGNGQVVSAEESSESFFVPVTLPYFRIHPHKGFKKIDYEVPVSWYRRHFVLPNDYAGKRISVEFQGVAKVADVYVNGTWVGQHQGAYTSFTFDVTDFVRLGGADNVIAVKVDSTERRDLPPEGGKIDYYVWGGIVRDVNLIVTNPLHADTPFVSTTSIESDKATLRAKTTVRNDGDAAKPATVSTTLVDARGKVVATGSATQTVEAHAAAEISYDIVVPSPQLWHPDSPYLYTARNEVRSDGRATDERSVRVGIRSARFDKTDGKFYINGQWLKLRGLNRHEQYPYVGRAAPNRLQVKDADILKYEFGLNIMRTSHYPQDPEFLDRADEIGLLVLEEIPGWEYIGDQAWKDVSVHNVEEMILRDRHHPAIISWGVRINESKDDHDFYTATNTRARQLDPSRPTSGIRAANNSHSEFLEDVFTYNDFSSTALDPVVLPWLITESVGHTRPHRAWDPEATLIRTMETHLEVQSKAGEKTNISGALGWCAFDYNTTFDSKSCRDQTCYHGVSDIFRMPKFSASVFSSQRDPARYEPYVAIDHYWAPTSANKVYVAGNCEQVELFANGASKGKITPNAYTGLPHPFFQFDEVAFAPGNLRADCWIGGRVAETATQYTPGVATKLELNIDDRTIAADGADMTRVTVKALDGHDQAVPDNAANVSFAVSGPGALVGESPLALEAGRGAVYLKSALGRSGIITLTASAPGLPSKRISVTSLPFQGSTVPGGAEYRFGFVNDVNNSIRGGGVNQFHYVGAGWKHGPCDGGCFSGDNSWSNGASDTASLSFIGQRVVLYGVYDSTHGTAGISIDGGPEASVSLKGARRGNVAIWSSPVLAEGNHVVRVRVQGDGLVAIDRAMIVTGSAALLVPPVSTL, from the coding sequence ATGAAACGACTCGTGACGGTGGCGAGCGCCGCGGTGTTGGCGGCGTGCGCGGGACACGATGAAGTATCCCCTTATGGCGAGACGGAATCGTCGCTCGGACGTTCGCCGCGGCAGACATTGAATTTCAACACGGAGTGGCTCTTTGCCGGCGACGTCCCAAGTGGAAATGGCCAGGTCGTTTCGGCCGAGGAATCGAGTGAATCGTTCTTCGTGCCGGTTACCCTGCCCTATTTTCGGATTCACCCCCACAAGGGCTTCAAGAAGATCGATTACGAGGTCCCCGTCTCCTGGTACCGCCGGCACTTCGTGCTGCCGAACGACTACGCGGGGAAGCGAATCTCCGTCGAGTTTCAAGGCGTGGCCAAGGTTGCCGACGTGTACGTCAATGGAACCTGGGTCGGGCAGCACCAAGGTGCGTACACGTCGTTCACCTTCGACGTGACGGATTTCGTGCGCCTCGGCGGTGCCGACAACGTCATTGCCGTCAAAGTCGATTCGACGGAACGCCGCGACCTACCCCCCGAAGGCGGCAAGATCGATTACTACGTCTGGGGCGGCATCGTTCGCGACGTCAACCTCATCGTCACCAACCCGCTTCACGCGGATACGCCGTTCGTGAGCACCACGTCCATCGAATCGGACAAGGCGACACTCCGCGCGAAAACCACGGTTCGCAACGATGGGGATGCGGCCAAGCCGGCCACGGTGAGCACGACCCTCGTCGATGCGCGCGGAAAGGTCGTGGCCACGGGGTCGGCGACCCAAACCGTGGAAGCGCATGCCGCGGCCGAGATCAGCTACGACATCGTGGTGCCGTCGCCCCAACTCTGGCATCCCGATTCGCCGTATCTGTATACTGCACGCAACGAAGTTCGAAGCGATGGCCGTGCGACCGACGAACGCTCCGTTCGCGTGGGCATTCGGTCGGCGCGCTTCGACAAGACGGACGGCAAGTTCTACATCAATGGCCAATGGCTCAAGCTGCGCGGGTTGAATCGGCACGAGCAGTATCCCTACGTCGGCCGCGCCGCGCCCAACCGGCTGCAAGTCAAAGATGCCGACATTCTCAAGTACGAATTCGGCCTGAATATCATGCGCACGTCGCACTATCCGCAAGACCCGGAGTTCCTGGACCGGGCCGACGAGATCGGCCTGCTCGTCTTGGAAGAGATCCCCGGGTGGGAATACATCGGCGATCAGGCATGGAAGGACGTATCGGTCCACAACGTGGAGGAGATGATCCTGCGCGATCGGCACCACCCCGCCATCATCAGCTGGGGCGTGCGCATCAACGAATCGAAGGACGATCACGACTTCTACACGGCGACCAATACGCGCGCGCGCCAGCTCGATCCCTCGCGCCCCACGTCGGGCATTCGCGCCGCGAACAACAGCCATAGCGAGTTTCTCGAGGATGTCTTCACGTACAACGACTTTTCCAGCACCGCGCTGGACCCCGTGGTTCTTCCCTGGCTCATCACGGAATCCGTGGGGCACACGCGGCCGCATCGGGCGTGGGATCCCGAGGCCACGTTGATTCGGACGATGGAGACGCACCTGGAGGTGCAGAGCAAGGCCGGCGAGAAGACGAACATTTCCGGGGCGCTGGGCTGGTGCGCGTTCGACTACAATACGACGTTCGATAGCAAATCCTGCCGCGACCAAACCTGTTACCACGGCGTCTCGGACATCTTCCGGATGCCCAAGTTCTCGGCCTCGGTCTTCTCCTCGCAGCGCGATCCCGCGCGTTACGAGCCGTACGTGGCCATCGACCATTATTGGGCCCCCACCTCGGCCAACAAGGTTTACGTGGCGGGCAACTGCGAACAGGTGGAGCTCTTCGCCAACGGCGCGTCGAAGGGGAAAATCACCCCGAACGCCTACACTGGATTGCCGCACCCGTTCTTCCAGTTCGACGAGGTGGCCTTCGCGCCCGGGAACCTGCGGGCCGATTGCTGGATCGGCGGGCGCGTGGCGGAGACGGCGACGCAATACACGCCAGGGGTGGCGACGAAGCTCGAATTGAACATCGATGATCGCACCATCGCCGCCGATGGCGCGGACATGACGCGGGTCACGGTGAAGGCGCTCGACGGCCATGACCAGGCGGTGCCCGACAACGCGGCCAACGTCAGCTTCGCGGTCAGCGGTCCCGGGGCGCTGGTGGGCGAGAGCCCGCTCGCATTGGAGGCAGGCCGCGGTGCGGTTTACCTCAAGTCGGCCTTGGGGCGCTCGGGGATCATCACGCTCACGGCCAGCGCGCCCGGGCTACCGAGCAAGCGCATCAGCGTGACCTCCCTGCCCTTCCAAGGCAGCACGGTTCCCGGAGGCGCCGAATACCGATTTGGGTTCGTGAACGACGTCAACAACTCGATCCGCGGCGGCGGTGTGAACCAATTCCATTACGTGGGCGCCGGCTGGAAACACGGCCCCTGCGACGGCGGCTGCTTCAGCGGGGACAACTCGTGGAGCAACGGCGCCAGCGACACGGCGAGCCTATCGTTCATCGGCCAGCGCGTGGTTCTTTATGGCGTGTACGACTCGACCCACGGCACCGCGGGAATCTCCATCGACGGCGGTCCCGAGGCGAGCGTGAGCTTGAAGGGCGCCCGCCGCGGCAACGTGGCCATCTGGAGCAGCCCCGTCCTGGCCGAAGGCAATCACGTCGTGCGCGTGCGGGTACAGGGCGATGGGCTGGTGGCCATCGATCGCGCGATGATCGTCACGGGAAGCGCAGCTCTTCTCGTGCCGCCTGTCTCGACGCTGTAG